Within Primulina tabacum isolate GXHZ01 chromosome 5, ASM2559414v2, whole genome shotgun sequence, the genomic segment agataaataattaaactctttaaataatttacccAACTTATTAATTCGATACTTACTCcactaaaaatatgaaattacaCTCTTCTTTATTATGAATTATTTACTCTACAAAACGAGTAGTCCATTGATATAATCATTACATATGAATTAATCCTCCATAGACAATTCATAATTGAAGTTAGGAATTTTCCGTTTACCTCTTCAATTACTTCTTATCCTCATTTACCATTAATTCACTAGTGAGTGGTTTAATTTATAAttcaattataaattaattgGGCCCACACTCAGTTCTAGAATTAACAAATGAGAGAACTATTCTTCTGCTTCTTGCAAGAAGGAATGGATTCCATGTCTGTGAATTCGTATTCCCAGCCATTAATTTCAAATGTAAATCTAAAATGCAAGTATTGAGAATGCATAATTGCAAACTTTAAACAAGCAGATCAAGAATCACATTGAAATGAACAGgagtctataatcacatcaggaTTCAGATTTATTCATATACGATCatctttatgatttaatttaaatttcagaGTAACAACGGAATTTATTATGAAATGTCTAATTAAATCGGTCCAAGTCCTACATAATCTCATTATATATAAATGCTCCAATCTAGATATCTCTACATCGACAGTCCGGATAAGACGGTCACATTGTTAATGTTCATGGGCCGCATTGGTGATGCTTTAATTAAAGAtcccataatttaattaatttcatcACGGACTTAATTTAAGTTTATTATCCATAATTTTAATCCTCTTGTATATATAACTTTTATATTTACATCCAATAAACTAGAGATTTTTCTATGATATTTAAGACAATAAATCTCATGTAAATATGTTCAATAATAAATGTcacttttattattaatataaaaacaTAGTCTAATTACAATGTTTTTAGGGCACTAttcccaacaatctcccacttgccctaaaGCGTATGAGACATGTCTTTAAGTCCCATATTCATCATAAGCCTCTCAAACACTTTTGTAGGCAGTGTCTTAGTGAATTGATCGGCGAGGTTGTCACCAGACACAATCTTGATAATGGAAACGTCACCTCTTTGTACTATCTCTCGGATCAAATGGTACTTTCTTTCTATATGCTTCGATCTCTTGTGACTGTGAGGTTCCTTTGAATTAGCCATCGCACCACTGTTATCACACCAAAAAGTGAGTGGATTATCCATATTTGGAAAAATTTCCAAATCATATAGGAACTTCTTAAGCCATACAGCCTCTTTAGCAGCTTCAGAAGCagctatgtattcggcctcCATGGTCGAGTCGGCTGTGCTGGATTGTTTTGTGCTTCTCTAGACTATGGCATTGTCACCAAGATTAAACACTGATCCAGATATCGACCTTCGAGAATCTCTGTCTGATTGAAAATCAGAATTAGTGTAATCGTATATTTTAAGGTCTCTACCCGAATAGACAAGTATATAATTTCTCGTTCTCCGAAGATACTTGAGAATGTTCTTTACCGCTATCCAATGATCCATACTAGGATTTGACTGAAAACGGCTGACTATCCCCACAGCAAAACATATGTCTGGCCTAGTGCACATCATTGCGTACATAAGGCTGCCTACTGCAGAGGCATAGGGAAGGCGTCTCATGTCCTCAACTTCTTGCGGTGTCTTAAGACACTGCTCCTTGGAGAGGATGATTCCATGTCGGGTTGATAGATAACCTTTCTTGGAATCTTGCATTCTATAACGCAATAACATCTTATCAATATAAGAAGCTTGAGACAATGCCAACAATTTGTTCTTACGATCTCGAACAATTCGAATTCCAAGAACATAATTTGCTTCTCCCAAATCTTTTATTTGGAATTGCTTGGCTAGCCAATCCTTTACTATAGacaatttttctatatcatTCCCAATTAGCAGAATATCATCTACGTAAAGTACTATGAATACCACATTTCCATCTTTGATGTGCTTGTATATACAAGGATCATCAACACTTTGATTAAAGCCATAAGATTTAATTGTTGCATCAAATTTATGGTTCCAAGATCTTGAGGCTTGCTTTAGTCTATAAATAGATCTAAGCAATTTGcaaatttttttctcttgaCCTTGTGCTATAAAACCTTCTGGTTGCCTCATGTAGATTTTCTCATCTAGATGACCATTCAGAAAATCCGcattgacatccatctgccatatctcataatcAAAATGAGCAGCAATTGAAAGTAAGATGTGGATAGATTTAAGCATGGCTACAGGAGAGAAAGTCTCTTCATAATCGACTCCCTCTCTTTGGATATAACCCTTTGCAACCAATCTTGCTTTAAAAGTCTCTATTTTCCCATCTGCACCTCTCTTTCTCTTATAGATCCATTTACACCCAATAGGTCTAACCTCTTCAGTTGTATCTACAAGCACCCAGACAAAATTAGAGTACATCGACTCCACTTCTTGGTTCATAGCTTCAAGCAACTTTTCTTTGCCAGGAGCTTCCATTGCATGTTGAAATGACAATGGATCATCTTCCACCTCGAGTACAATCTTACTTCGAGGTTTGAAATCGGTCATATagtcattttcaagaaaaatgGCATTTGTCGATACAATTACCTTCTTTTCTTGAGGATCATAAAACCAACCTCCTCTCGTTCCCTTGGCGTATCCCACGAACAAACACAATTTTGAACGTGGATGAAATTTCCTAGTCTTTCCTTCCAGCACATGTGCTGGGCACCCCCATATGCGAAAATGAGATAAACTAGGTTTTCTCCCATTCCACAACTCTAGAGGTGTCTTATGGATTGACTTAGATGACACTGCATTCAAAATGTAAATGGCCGTCTCAATTGCATAACCCCAAAACGAGATTGGCAGTGAAGAGTAGCTCATCATAGATCTCACCATATCAAGCAAAGTgcgatttctcctttcagcaataccattttgttgaggggTACCAGGTGCTGTGAGTTGGTATAaaataccatgctctagcaaataatctttaaaCTAAGTATCAAGATACTCTCCGCCTCGATCGGATCGAAGACATTTCAAAGATTTTCCTAGTTGCCTTTCGGCTTCCACAtgaaattctttgaactttCCAAAAGTTTCAGATTTTCTATGCATAAGATAAATATATCCACACCTTGAGTAATCATCTATAAAAATGACAAAGTACTCATAACCACCTCTAGCTTGTGTAGTCAAAGGACCACATACATCACTATGTATAAGCTCTAGTGGTTCTTTGGCCCTATTGTCCTTTGCAGAGAAAGGTCTCTTAGTCATTTTTTCTTCTAGACAAGATTCACAAACAGTAAGAGTGTCAACATTTAACTCTTTTAAAGGACCATCCTTTACAAGTCTGTTTAATCTTTCTAAGGAAGCATGCCCTAACCTTAGGTGCCATAAATATGTTTTATCTTCATGAGAAACCTTTTGCTTTTTAGTTTTAGgatgttctattttaaatatttcgaCATTAAGCAGTGTTTGTTCATTTGATATTAGAATATATAACTCATTTTCCATTAATGCAGTACAAATCATACGTCCATATCTTAAAATAACAATctcattattattaaaaaaagcGAATAAATTTGTTCATGCAATTTTGATATAGAAATCAAATTTCTCCGAAAACTAGGTATAAAATAAACATTGTTCAAAaccaaatatttattattaaatatgagTTTAACAACTCACACTGCTCTTCCCGAAACCAGTGCACCATTGCCTACTCTCATCGTGAATGACCCATCGACAAGCTCTTCATAAGAACTAAGTATCTGCAAAGAAGAACAAACATGATTAATAGCACCCAAATCAACTATCCATATAGAAAAATCAATTGTTACTAAACAAGATTCTAGAACAAGTAAATCATATTTACCTTTCTTCTTCTCTTTTAGGTCAGTGAGATACTTGGTACAGTTTCTCTTCTAGTGACCATCAATCCCACAGTGAAAACATTTTTCTTTGGGCTTTGCAGTGTTGCATTTCTTTATGTCATTGGAACTTTTCcaattctttttcttttttccgaATTCCCTTTTCTTTCCATTTATTCTTCCTTTTCAAACTAGATTTGGAGGAAGATGGCTTATTCTTGACAACATTTGTCTCATCTTCTTGAACTTTTCCAATGGAAATAGCCTCAAAGGTTAACAACTCGTTGAGCAATTGTGTCAGGTTATAATTGAGCTTGTTCATGACATAGTTGCTCTTGAATTGCAGGAAAGTAGGAGGCAATTATTCTAAAATCATACTTACTTGTGTACCATCATCTATGGTCGCACCATGAGTTTCAGcttcagtgaagtaattaatcATGTTCAAAACATGCGCACCAACTGATTGCCCTTTTTTCATTTTAGCATTCATAGCATTCTTAATGGCCTCATGCTTAGATTGACTAGATCGCTGGCCAAATATTGCTTGTAGAGAATCCATTATCTGATAAGCATTCTCTACATGCTCGTGCTTTAACCTAAGCACGTCATTCATTCCAGCTAACATGTAGCCTTTTGCTTTGTTGTTTGCCGCGATCCATCGATCATAAATTTCTCGTACACTATGAGAAGCATTCAAAAAGGGCTCAGGAGAACATTCCTTCGTTAAGACAAACTTGAGGTTCTCACAGATGAGGGCAATGTTAATGTTACTCttccattttaaaaaattttcgcCAGTCAACTTTTCATTAAGTAAAGCAAGAACGGGACCGGAAGTCATTATTGCTGAAATATGAAAGTGACATTtaatcaattgaacaaatatcatagatgaataaatttaggaataataaatatgatgtacgatacaatatatttatttcactaGTTCCAAGAAAATTTAATCTCGCATTTAACAAGTAGCCTTAGGGTCGAACGAATTAAATGACGATTAAATTGAGACTATCTctattaataaataaacattAAGATATCTCATATCTCcacttttatttattaattaccATTTAATTTAGCCTAGATGcatttaaacaatttaattgcatctttatgaatgtAACCCAcaatttcagattttaaaaCTCAATCCATAATTGCCACCTTAGGGtagataaaatatgaatttaattaaaaatcttATCCTTTCGGAAACTAAGCCttgaattttgatttaaatGAAAACATTCCTTAGGGAGGACGTCATATGCGTCACTAGGCGCCATTTAAATCTCACGTTGCTTTTGTTAATAGTGGAGGCCGTAAAATTTATTGTCATATATTCTTCTCCcactcattataataattaaagtttttcaaacttttaaatatttaattaattaaatcatataaagatttaattataaaaattacaatcttattgttttttttaattaaaaacgtTGCATCAACCTTTTTCTTCTTCCTCAAGCAGCTATGCTGCCATTAAAAAAATTGCAGCAACTCATCTTGCAATATGGAACATAGGTTCCATCTTCCTCAAGAACTCCATCGAATTTTCTGTACTATAACTCATCCGACGAGCCACTTTTCTCGCATAAGCAAATTTACACGAAGTACCGTATGCGAGAAATTCCTCGAGACAATAGACACGAGCCATGGCGGTCCAACCATCCATTGCTCGTACCGTCGTTTTAGTGCCTGCACAACTCGTGCGCGAACCGATGTTTCGATCCAGCGAGTAGAATCGCTTGAACCAGCGAATACTAATACTCGACCCAGCGAGCATATGTATTGAATCCAACGCACAGGAGTCATGGTTGGACGAACCATCCATTGCGCTGCTGCATAGTTCCAGTTCTCCAATACTGACATCGATCGGAAACCGTTCCCGATGAAAACCGAATTTTATGGTTCGAACAAGTCAAGCTTTTTACAAAGAATAACTATTCTTTCTTCTGTGCACAAAATAAGAATTCTTCTTCTAGCTTATGTAGGACACGATAgaataaattcatattttatatgtaaaataatCTTATTTGATTTGTTCTCATAATTAAGATAATCAAATATCCTCGGCAATCAAAATTTTAACAACTAAATTTATAAGCTTCAACAATAACCCATCATCATAAATTTAAATTCTCGTTATTTATATTCATATGAAAacaatggctctgataccatttgttgAAAATTTATAGAGTATTCGGAACGATTCCaactataaaaattattttttgatcAAATCGAAACACAGCGGAAGCGATTACATAATTTCGTAAATTATAATCGAAcatatgaatataaattaatgatgaatttaaataaaattattttctcgaAAAACTAACCTCTTGtagttttctttttttttttgaatccgAGATCTGTAGAAACCACAGTCTTCCAGTACAATCATTTCTGTCGATACGGTAGTGTGTGGGCACTCAGAAATATACAAACTtagaaatcaaattttttattctcTTAGAGAACATATTATACTCGAATATATTTTCatcaaatgaaaatattttctcaagatggcttttcttcaatttttcttaTCCCTTGAATTGCATGTATTATTCTATATAAATAATTGAGATTCAACTGTAGCAAATTGATTGTTATAGAAAACCATTTTCTACGTAAGTTTCAATCATTTATAAGTCCAATTGATTGccttgatttttaaaacaatGAAAACAATTTTCCCAcgttaaattcaattttttaatataataataaaatacaatttgatcaattttgattacttttgttttttttaaaaaaaatcaattgccTCTCGTATTTGAAAAACGTGTATGTCCATTTAAGATATTATCACGATaactaaatttataattatcacataattataatttaaatataattaataactcatatttaattatatttatatctaAGCCTTTGATGATATG encodes:
- the LOC142544340 gene encoding uncharacterized protein LOC142544340, which encodes MTSGPVLALLNEKLTGENFLKWKSNINIALICENLKFVLTKECSPEPFLNASHSVREIYDRWIAANNKAKGYMLAGMNDVLRLKHEHVENAYQIMDSLQAIFGQRSSQSKHEAIKNAMNAKMKKGQSVGAHVLNMINYFTEAETHGATIDDGTQVSMILE